Genomic segment of Lusitaniella coriacea LEGE 07157:
AATACCAACCCACTGAAACAGTGTTTGCCAATCCATTAGTCGTTTTGTCGTTGTATTATTTTCGTTTGGAGAAATTCAAAATGTTTCCACCCACAGAACTATCCCTGGAGCAGCAGTTCAATATCCGTTCGTTCCAAACTCAAGTCCAAAGCATGAGCCAGGAGCAAGCCAAAGACTTTTTGGTTAAGCTCTACGAGCAGATGCTTGCCAGGGAAAATATGTACAAAGCTTTCATCAAGCATGAATGGGGTTTAGATGCTCCCTCTTGGAACCAATAACTAAGAGTTTGGTAAAGAGGCGACCTCTTTCTCTTGCTGTGTTCTCCTTTCAAAGGGAAAATAGCTGGGGATGCTGGGGCGCTAATTTCTAAGGGCAATCGCGAATAAACGAAAATCGCGTACTTCTTACCTGAATTTGTTCGACAATCTTTATTCAAATAATCTAAAGTCCGATTTATTTCTAATTAATAACAGACTTAATTCTAAATAGCCGTAGAAGGGCGAAGTTTCTGTGGATGTTAAAATTAAGAGGCTGGTGAGTTCACCAGCCTCTCGTTTATTCGAGGTTAAGTTAGCTTTTTCTACCTCTAATTTTTATGTTTCAGCGTTGTTTAATCTGCACTGACTTTTCTGACGGTTTATATCGTCTGACAGATTTTGTTGCTAATTTAGCTGCTGGTGGCGTTCGGCAGGTTGTGTTTCTCCATTGCGTTCCCATTTGGGACGAGGGGGAAGTTCCACGCATCGACCAGGAAAAAATTGATACGGCAAAAGAACGATTTTCAAATGCTCTCAAGGACGTTCCCGAAGGAATTGAGGTCTGTGTTGAAGTGCCTTCGGGTCGTCCAACGGATGCTATTCCCGAAGTTCTCAAGAAATACGATAGCGATGTTGTTTTAACGGGAATGCCTATCCGCAGCTTACTTCAGGAAAAGATTTTTGGCAGTACGAGTTTGGCGTTGGCAAAGTGTACCTCAACGCCGATTATGATGCTGCGTCCGCAATTGGTATCGACCTACACTCGCGAAGAATTAGCCTTGCGCTGCGAACACCTCTGGCGTTATTTACTAATTCCCTACAACGACGGTAGCTCGGCTCGCTATTTACTCGAACAGTTTAAAGAATACGTCCAGAAGCGTCCGGATAATTCTCTAAAGCAGTGTATGTTGCTGTGGGTTATCGATGAGGCTCGACGGAAAGAGATTCCTAGCGAATATCGCGTGAAAGAAGCTCAGAAAAAGCTAGAATCCGTGAAATCGGAGCTAGAAGGCTTGGGTTTAGAAGTCAATGCTGAAGTGCGAGAGGGGAATCCTTTTATGGAAATTATTGACGTAGCAGTGGAGTATGATATCAGCGCGATCGCGACCTCTTACGTTACCAAGGGAAAACTCCTTGATTGGACGGCTCCTAGCTTCGCGAACGAAGTGCTGCGTCGGAGTTGGTTTCCCGTACTCTTTTTCTCGCCCAAACAGTAACAATTTTTAGAAGCAATTCGGGGTCAATTTAAATGACTTCTGTAGGGAGAAAAATAATGGTTATAGCTTTCAGCAACCACTGAGAAAGCTGATTGCTGAAGGCTGAATTTTTAACATCAATTGCGCCAGCGCGCGCGATAGTTCCTTGCGTCGATATGACAGAGGTTGGGAAAACTGCGATAGCGACCCAAACCACCGGGCCACCAGGGATCGAGTAGCCAATAGAGTTGATTTCCTGTCAGGTTTTCGCAGACAAAATCGATCGCGTCCCCGACGATGTGACGGCTGTATTTCGCTCCTCCTACTGCCCGATTAATGTGGGGGGGACGGTACCAACTGGTGATGATAAAAGGGCGACCCACGCGATCGCGCGCCCGTTGAGCCAGTTTAGAAATTCGGACGATCGCGTCCACCGTCGTTTGGTTGGGAGGCATTCGAGTGCCGCCTTTGGTGGCTTCTGCCCAAGTAAAGCTCCCATCGGGAATAACAGGGAGCGAAAGGATAATATTACTTCTCGTCCAGCGATCCGGACGCTTGGGAATAATCACCACAGGCACTTCTTTTTTGCGTTTTTCTCGCTCTAAGCGCTTGAGGTCTTCGGTCAAGGCGCTAATGGCGAGTTGGCGCGTGGCTAAACCCCTCCAGAGTTGCACCATGCGAATCAGCGACTCTCGTTGGTGTTCGGCTTCGTTGTAAGCGCCGGGAATGCGACGAATAAATCCCAGTAATTCGCGATCGAGTTGGGAGGCGACTTGGCGCAGGGTTTCTTGGTCTGCGCTACTGCTGCTGAGAATTTTCGGGTCGATCCCAAAAGACATCATCACCGCCGAACGGGAATCGAGTTTGCGCCAAAATCGAACGGCTTCGGTGAGGGAATTACGTTGCGTGCCAGCCCCGGCATAATACTTGGGAACCTGCTCGACAAAATGGATCAGTGCGGGGTCGAGAAACTCCAGTCCGGAATTGGGAGAGGTATCTTTTTCTAAGGACGCGATCGCGTCTTCCCGCGATGGTAAAGTTCGCCACAGTTGCGTCAAGCGTAGCAAGGCTTCCCGTTGATGGGGATAACCGCCATAGTAGGGGGAGAGGCGCTGCATAAATTGCTTGAGCAACACATCGAGTTGCGCCTCGCTTAGGACTTCGGGAGCGATTTTTGCATCCTTTGCCAAGGAAAGGCGAGCTTCTTCGAGAGTATCGAGCTTGCGCCAAATGCGAACGGCTTCGAGGAGCGAATCTCGTTGGTGTGCTAAACCCGTATAGTACTGCGGAATCCGATCCATCAAAGATAGCAATGCCCGATCCAAATTGGCTAAGTTTCGAGGCGCTTGCTTGTCGATATAGTCGGTTTCCATATCGCTTTGATAGGCTTGGAAGAGTGCCGCGCGATCGCTGGGTTCCAAACGACCCACCCCAACCTCTGTATTTCCCGGTTGATAGCCACTCGCCACCATGTCCATTAAACTATCGCTATAACGCCCCGCCTCAGCATTCCACAAGTCAGATCCTTGCCATCCCTGCCGTGCGAGATTGTCCGTGAGGGCGCGCAAAGTATTAGCAGCGTACTGCACCTGTTCGGGAAAGGTATCGATTCGTTGGAGACTCACCGAACCCACTGGCATAATCCCCAAACCCGTTTCGCCATCCTCTAGGGACGGAGACAAATGTGCTTGGTGGAGAGCGGCTAAAATGGGTTTGTGAATGCCAGCTCGCCCTGCTTCGAGGAGATAGTAGTAGTTCCGTTGATCTGGTGTTAACTTTGCCATCTTCGTTTGTTATCCGAGAGTGGTTGTAGAGTAGCCCAACTAATAAACTATCCTACTCGGTTAAGTTATCGCCATCAGCCATCAGCTATCAGCCAAAACCTTGCTATTTCTAACTTATAGATGTGTAGAAATGCCCTGATTTCAAGGCGTAGTGCTAGATAAAAGCAGAGTAGGGTAACCAAGTTCGATCCTTTTGTGCAATCTCACTAATGGGAAGCGGCCATTCAATTCCAAAGGTAGGGTCATCATAACGCACGCCAGTACTATATTCGGGTTGATAAAAATCCCCCATTTGATAAAACACTTCAGCGTTATCAGCGAGGGTTTGGAATCCGTGGGCGCATTGGGCGGGAATGTACAATGTGCGGTTGTTTTCTGCGGTCAGCTCAACTGCAACATGAGATAAAT
This window contains:
- a CDS encoding NblA/ycf18 family protein, whose translation is MFPPTELSLEQQFNIRSFQTQVQSMSQEQAKDFLVKLYEQMLARENMYKAFIKHEWGLDAPSWNQ
- a CDS encoding universal stress protein, which encodes MFQRCLICTDFSDGLYRLTDFVANLAAGGVRQVVFLHCVPIWDEGEVPRIDQEKIDTAKERFSNALKDVPEGIEVCVEVPSGRPTDAIPEVLKKYDSDVVLTGMPIRSLLQEKIFGSTSLALAKCTSTPIMMLRPQLVSTYTREELALRCEHLWRYLLIPYNDGSSARYLLEQFKEYVQKRPDNSLKQCMLLWVIDEARRKEIPSEYRVKEAQKKLESVKSELEGLGLEVNAEVREGNPFMEIIDVAVEYDISAIATSYVTKGKLLDWTAPSFANEVLRRSWFPVLFFSPKQ
- a CDS encoding D-Ala-D-Ala carboxypeptidase family metallohydrolase codes for the protein MAKLTPDQRNYYYLLEAGRAGIHKPILAALHQAHLSPSLEDGETGLGIMPVGSVSLQRIDTFPEQVQYAANTLRALTDNLARQGWQGSDLWNAEAGRYSDSLMDMVASGYQPGNTEVGVGRLEPSDRAALFQAYQSDMETDYIDKQAPRNLANLDRALLSLMDRIPQYYTGLAHQRDSLLEAVRIWRKLDTLEEARLSLAKDAKIAPEVLSEAQLDVLLKQFMQRLSPYYGGYPHQREALLRLTQLWRTLPSREDAIASLEKDTSPNSGLEFLDPALIHFVEQVPKYYAGAGTQRNSLTEAVRFWRKLDSRSAVMMSFGIDPKILSSSSADQETLRQVASQLDRELLGFIRRIPGAYNEAEHQRESLIRMVQLWRGLATRQLAISALTEDLKRLEREKRKKEVPVVIIPKRPDRWTRSNIILSLPVIPDGSFTWAEATKGGTRMPPNQTTVDAIVRISKLAQRARDRVGRPFIITSWYRPPHINRAVGGAKYSRHIVGDAIDFVCENLTGNQLYWLLDPWWPGGLGRYRSFPNLCHIDARNYRARWRN